From a single Ailuropoda melanoleuca isolate Jingjing chromosome 12, ASM200744v2, whole genome shotgun sequence genomic region:
- the PTGIR gene encoding prostacyclin receptor, whose product MADSCRNLTYVRDSVGPATSTLMFVAGVVGNGLALGILGARRRSCPSAFAVLVTGLAVTDLLGTCFLSPAVFVAYARNSSLLGLARGRPALCDAFAFAMTFFGLASTLILFAMAVERCLALSHPYLYAQLDGPRCARLALPAIYAFCTLFCSLPLLGLGQHEQYCPGSWCFIRMRSAEPGGCAFSLAYASLVALLVAAIIMCNSSVTLSLCRMYRQQRGQHSSLNPCPRAREDELDHLILLALMTGIMAVCSLPLTIRGFTQAVAPDSSEMGDLLAFRFNAFNPILDPWVFILFRKAVFQRLRLWLCCLGPRPTHCDSQTPLSRPTSGRKDSRAPAALGGKEGNWVPLSLWGEGQGAPSPQVQQSGSTVGPSSKMGSAAACSLC is encoded by the exons ATGGCCGACTCCTGCAGGAACCTCACCTACGTGCGGGACTCAGTAGGCCCAGCCACCAGCACCCTGATGTTTGTGGCGGGCGTGGTGGGCAACGGGCTGGCACTGGGCATCTTGGGGGCGCGGCGGCGGTCATGCCCCTCGGCCTTCGCTGTGCTGGTCACCGGGCTGGCGGTCACCGACCTGCTGGGCACTTGCTTCCTGAGCCCGGCCGTGTTCGTGGCCTACGCCCGCAACAGCTCGCTGCTGGGCCTGGCCCGGGGCCGCCCCGCCTTGTGCGATGCCTTCGCCTTCGCCATGACCTTCTTCGGCCTGGCCTCCACGCTCATCCTCTTCGCCATGGCCGTGGAACGCTGCCTGGCGCTCAGCCACCCCTACCTCTACGCCCAGCTGGACGGGCCGCGCTGCGCCCGCCTGGCCCTGCCCGCCATCTACGCCTTCTGCACCCTCTTCTGCTCGCTGCCCCTGCTGGGCCTGGGCCAACACGAGCAGTACTGCCCGGGCAGCTGGTGTTTCATCCGCATGCGCTCCGCGGAGCCGGGCGGCTGCGCCTTCTCACTGGCCTACGCCAGCCTCGTGGCCCTGCTGGTGGCCGCCATCATCATGTGCAACAGCTCCGTCACCCTGAGCCTCTGCCGCATGTACCGCCAGCAGAGGGGCCAGCACAGCTCCCTGAACCCCTGCCCCCGGGCCCGCGAGGACGAGCTGGACCACCTGATTCTGCTGGCCCTCATGACGGGCATCATGGCTGtgtgctccctgcccctcacG ATCCGAGGCTTCACGCAGGCCGTCGCCCCGGACAGCAGTGAGATGGGGGACCTCCTTGCCTTCCGCTTCAATGCCTTCAACCCCATCCTGGACCCCTGGGTCTTCATCCTTTTCCGCAAGGCTGTCTTCCAGAGGCTCAGGCTTTGGCTCTGCTGCCTGGGTCCCAGGCCTACTCACTGTGACTCGCAGACACCCCTCTCCCGGCCCACCTCAGGGAGGAAGGACTCGAGGGCTCCTGCTGCCCtcggggggaaggaggggaactGGGTACCTTTGTCACTCTGGGGCGAGGGGCAGGGGGCACCCTCGCCCCAGGTGCAGCAGTCCGGCAGCACCGTGGGACCATCATCGAAAATGGGGTCCGCAGCCGCCTGCTCCCTGTGCTGA
- the CALM3 gene encoding calmodulin-3, protein MADQLTEEQIAEFKEAFSLFDKDGDGTITTKELGTVMRSLGQNPTEAELQDMINEVDADGNGTIDFPEFLTMMARKMKDTDSEEEIREAFRVFDKDGNGYISAAELRHVMTNLGEKLTDEEVDEMIREADIDGDGQVNYEEFVQMMTAK, encoded by the exons AGTTCAAGGAGGCCTTCTCCCTCTTTGACAAGGATGGAGATGGCACCATCACCACCAAGGAGTTGGGGACAGTGATGAGATCCCTGGGACAGAACCCCACCGAAGCAGAGCTGCAGGACATGATCAATGAGGTGGATGCAGATG GGAATGGGACCATTGACTTCCCGGAGTTCCTGACCATGATGGCCAGAAAGATGAAAGATACAGACAGCGAGGAGGAGATCCGAGAGGCGTTCCGTGTCTTTGACAAG GACGGCAATGGCTACATCAGCGCTGCCGAGCTGCGTCACGTAATGACGAACCTGGGCGAGAAGCTGACCGACGAGGAGGTGGATGAGATGATCAGAGAGGCCGACATCGACGGAGACGGCCAGGTCAATTATGAAG AGTTTGTACAGATGATGACTGCCAAGTGA